The following coding sequences lie in one Arachis ipaensis cultivar K30076 chromosome B03, Araip1.1, whole genome shotgun sequence genomic window:
- the LOC107628770 gene encoding protein EARLY-RESPONSIVE TO DEHYDRATION 7, chloroplastic, with translation MSSSQQPFEHVFVTVPGVFLHLIENDSSVELASGDLTITTINEGENVVAVIAGIGDQVRWPLTKDVSAVKLDESHYFFTLRVPNNTQKEGEGDYDVLSYGLTVASKGQEGVLKELDEVLERYSILSVEKVESVQGWEVVVPRETSPEDMKVSGEKKELVEESSAAYWTTVAPNVEDYSSRFARWIAAGSGQVVRGILWCGDVTVERLKSGNDFFKRRMQPASSQSQISPRAMESLKRVKRLTKMSEKVATGILSGVVKVSGFFTSSVVNSKAGKKFFSFLPGEIVLATMDGFNKVCDAVEVAGRNVMSTSSVVTTELVSHKYGEEAGKVTNEGLGAAGHAMGTAWTVFKIRKALNPKSVMKPTTLAKAAAKANSAQLKANQ, from the exons ATGTCGTCGTCACAGCAACCATTCGAGCATGTTTTTGTTACAGTTCCCGGCGTCTTCCTCCACCTCATAGAGAATGACTCCAGCGTCGAACTCGCTTCCGGAGACCTTACCATAACCACCATAAACGAAGGTGAAAACGTCGTTGCCGTTATCGCTGGCATCGGCGACCAAGTCCGGTGGCCGTTGACCAAAGATGTTTCCGCTGTGAAACTCGACGAGTCCCACTACTTCTTCACGCTTCGCGTTCCCAATAATACTCAGAAAGAAGGAGAGGGAGATTACGATGTGTTGAGCTATGGTTTGACCGTGGCTTCAAAGGGTCAAGAGGGTGTGCTGAAGGAACTCGATGAGGTTCTGGAAAGGTATAGTATTCTTTCAGTGGAGAAGGTAGAGAGCGTGCAAGGATGGGAGGTGGTGGTTCCGAGGGAGACCTCGCCGGAGGACATGAAGGTTTCCGGCGAGAAGAAGGAGTTAGTGGAGGAGAGCTCTGCAGCTTACTGGACCACGGTGGCACCCAACGTGGAAGACTACAGTAGCCGGTTCGCTCGGTGGATAGCCGCTGGTTCAGGGCAGGTTGTGAGGGGGATTCTTTGGTGTGGGGATGTTACTGTTGAGAGGTTGAAGTCCGGCAATGACTTCTTCAAGAGGAGGATGCAACCTGCTTCTTCCCAATCTCAGATTAGTCCTCGAGCAATGGAGAGCCTGAAAAG GGTTAAAAGGTTGACAAAGATGTCAGAGAAGGTGGCCACCGGTATCCTTTCTGGGGTGGTGAAGGTGTCTGGGTTCTTCACAAGTTCTGTAGTGAATTCTAAAGCAGGGAAAAAATTCTTTAGCTTTCTGCCAGGGGAAATTGTTCTTGCTACTATGGATGGATTCA ATAAGGTGTGCGATGCTGTAGAAGTAGCTGGAAGGAATGTAATGTCTACTTCATCTGTTGTCACCACAGAACTTGTTTCCCATAA ATATGGAGAGGAAGCAGGGAAGGTGACAAATGAAGGGCTTGGTGCAGCAGGGCATGCAATGGGGACAGCATGGACTGTATTCAAGATTAGGAAAGCACTCAATCCAAAGAGTGTCATGAAGCCTACTACGCTAGCCAAAGCTGCTGCCAAAGCAAATTCTGCTCAACTCAAAGCAAACCAGTAG